The nucleotide window GGACGGCGGGCCCTGTGAAGTCGGCGTGGAATCCACCATCCTTGACCTGACCTGCAATCCGCCGCGCCTGCTGCGGCCGGGTGGTCTGCCGCTTGAAGCGCTGCGCGAAGTACTTGGCGAAGTCGTCCTCGACCGGGCGGTCACCGCCCAGCTGAAGGACGGCGAACGGCCGCGCGCGCCGGGTATGAAGTATCGGCATTACGCGCCAAAAGCGCCAGTGACCGTCCTGACCGGCTCCGGAGCGAATACGGCGGACTATATCGCAGCACATATGAGCGGTGATTCCGGGATCGTCTGCTTTGACGAATATGCATACCGGTTCGCGGGACATATAGTCCATTGTCTGGGGAGCGAAACGGACAAGCGCGAACAGGCAAGGCGCGTCTTTGACGCGCTGCGCGCCTTCGATCACACCTGCGTCCGCGAAATCTGGGCCCAATGCCCGGATGCGCAGGGTCTTGGTCTTGCAGTCGCAAACCGCCTGAAAAAAGCCGCCGGGTTCCGGGTGATCGCGCTGTAAGCGATGAAAACCGGTTGACACGTGTAACCGGCCACAATGGGGTTTGCCTCTGCAGCGTTCCTTTTTGAGCATTTTTTGCAATAGGCTGGGCAGGTTTTGCACTGCGATGGAAGCGAAAAATCCGGTATAGTAAGGATGAATCCAAACCGGAAAGGAGCACAGGAATGGAAAAGATCGGATATGCAGTACTGGGCTGCGGGTTTATCGGCAAACTGCACGCAGGAGTGATCTCCCGCCTGCCAAACGCATACCTGGCCGCTGTCTGCGATGTGAACAAGACAGCCGCGGCCGAAATGGGGGCGCAATACGGCTGCAAGGTGTATAACGATTACCGTGAACTTTTACGCGACGCCGCGGTCGACGCGGTCACTGTCTGCCTGCCGTCGGGAATGCACCGCGACGCGGTGATCGCCTGCGCCAGGGAAAAGAAGCACGTCCTTTGCGAAAAGCCCATCGATATCAGCGTGGAACATGCGCAGGAGATGGTTGCGGCATGCCGGCAAAACGGCGTAACGTTCGGCGTGATCCTGCAGCACCGGTTCGACCGGCCGGTCCTCGCATTGCAGGAAGCGGTCCGGCAAGGGCTTATGGGACGGCTGCTCTGGGGCGCGTCCCGCACCATCTGGTACCGTGACGCGCAGTATTTCCAGAACCCCTACCGCGGCACCTGGCAGTATGACGGCGGCGGCGCGCTGATCAACCAGTCGATCCATTATATCGATCTCCTGCTCAATTTTTTTGGGCGGGTAAAAAGTGTGAGCGGCAAATGCCGCACCCTGCTGCATCATGAAATCGAAGCTGAGGACGTCGGGGTTGCCAATCTGGAGTTCTCAAACGGCTGCCTTGCCACGGTGGAAGGTTCGACCGTCTGCTATCCTGGGCTGTACGCGGAGCTCTGCCTGTTCGGTGAAAAAGGCTCCGCAATTGTACGCAATGACCATCTCTTGTTTTACCAGCTGGAATCCGGAAAAAACGCCGCGCTCGACGCGGTTGTGGATGTGGCCCGCGCAAATGCGCAGCATCTCGACGCACGCATCAGCGATGAGTCCCATTACCGGCAGTATGAGGACTTCACCCAGGCGCTGCTGGAAGGCCGGCAGCCGGCGGTAACCGGCGCGGACGCCTTGCATGGGCTTTCGGTCATCAAAGCGATCTATACCTCTTCCGACCAAAAGCGCGAGATCTACCTTTAATCCCACATCATTATAAATGCCGCCCAGGAATCGGATATCAATTCGATTCCTGGGCGGCGAGATATTCCGCGTACTGTTTCGGGGAGTAGCCAAACTGCTTCTTAAACGCCCGCAGAAAACTGGTGTAGTCTCCAAATCCACAGTACAGATAGACCGACGCGACCGGCACCCCTTCCATAATCAGGTTGCTTGCGCCCACCAAGCGCTTCTGGATGATGTACTGATACACCGAAGTCCCTGTCATTTCCTTGAAAAAACGCATGAAATAATATTTGCTCAGATACACATGTTCCGCCAGTTCCGCCACAGAGATATGCCGTTCCAGATTCTCTTCGATGTAGTGGTTGACAATCTCGATCATCTGCCGTTTTTTGACCGGGTCGCTCATATACTGCGGGGCATTTTCTTCACAGTTGCGGCGGAAAAGCACCATCAGTTCGGTCAGATATGCTTTATAAAGCACGCCGCTGCCAAAATTGTCCTGTCCCCGGTCCTGTTCCGCAATCAGCCGGCTGAGGAGCAGCCGGATATTGTTCTGCGTTTCAAGGGAAAAACGGTAGACCCCGAAACGCTGCCATTTGAAACAGGCGGCCAGATCATCTTCTTCATCGGAGAGCTGGCAGAGCATTTTTTCCGAAATCCGCAGCACGATTCGCTCATAGGTCACCTGCTGTCCGGAGAACAGGGGGCGGTGCGGCTGGTTGATTCCAAAGAGCAGGATATCCCCGGGTTTTACCGCAAAGATCGTATTCCCGATCTGATAGCTGAGGCTTCCGGAAATCAAAAAATACAGTTCATAAAAATTGTGGCTGTGCAGCGGCGCATAGTAATCCCAGCCGTCCAGATAATGAAAAATCTGATAATCACGGTCCATATTCGGAACGCCATGCAGCGTTTGCCTCTGGGTTTTTTCTTTCAAATGTGCGCACTCCTTTTTGCCGGGACAAGCCCTTTCAAAATATACGCCTATTATAATCGACAAGAGCACTTTTTGCAACATGCACAGCATTTTTTGCACTTACTTTTCACATTTTGTGAATGTACCATAATATTAGCGAGGGGAAATTCCCACTCGCAAAAAGAAGCAGACTTGAATAAGGAGGATGGAAAATGAAAAGAACCCTTTCTCTCGTATTAGCAATCGCATTGATATGCCTGTCCGGCTGCGGCCAGTCCGCCGCGCCGCAATCCAGCGCAGCGCCTGCCCAGTCCGCGGCGCCCGCCGCATCCAGCGAACCCGCCGCACCTTCCAGTGAGGCGCCCGCTGAGGACCCCGCTGCGGATTTCCCGGCAAAACCGGTTGAAGCCACTGTCCAGTGGGCGGCCGGAGGCGGCGGTGACCTCGTGTTCCGCGCGCTGGCCGACGTCTTCGCCGACCACGCGAACGGACAGCCGATGGTCATCAAAAATGTCGAAGGCGCTTCCGGCGTCACCGGCAGCACCGAGTTCATGGACGCTGAAGCGGATGGTTACAAGGTGATGCATGTCAACACCGCCCACGTTTCAAAAATCCACATGAGCGAAGTCCCCTACGACATCACTTCCTTTGAGCCGGTGATCCAGATCGTGGAAAGCTACAACTACCTGCTGGTGAACGCCGACGCGAAATGGAACACTCTGGATGAATTCATCGCGGACGCAAAAGCGGCTCCCGGCACGATTTCGATCGGCAACGCGGGCGTTGGCGGCGGAAACCATCTGGCTGCCCTGCTCTTCGAGCAGGCGGTTGACGCGGAATTCTCGCACATCTCCTACAGCGGCGGCGGCCCGACCGTCACCGGCCTGCTCAGCGGAGAGGTTGACGCGGCCATGTGCAACGCCCCGGAGGGCATGACCAACGTGGACGCCGGACAGCTCAAAATCCTGGGCAACTTCGGTTCCAAACGGTTTGAGAAATATCCGGACGTCCCCACCGCGCAGGAGAGCGGACTTGACCTCACCATCGAACAGTGGCGCGGCGTGGTCGTTCCGAAGGGAACCCCGCCAGAGCTCATTGCAAAGCTGCATGACATCATCAAGGAATGTGTGGAAGATGAACGTTATGTTGAAAAGATGAAGAGCATGGACGCTGTCCCGGCGTATAAGAACACCGCCGATTTCAAGGCGTTTATGGAATCGGAAAACAAACGCTTTGAGGAACTGATCAAGTCCAAGGGCCTCGGCGACCGCTACAAGGCCAGTTAACTGACAAAAGCGGTTGCTGCGACGCTCCAAACGACAGTCGCCGGCCGTACAGGGACCTCCTGTGCGGCCGATTTTTATCGCAGGGGCCTGTCACGAGGCCCTGATTGGGGGAATTATCTGTGAAAGACACCAGGATCTCTGATCTGTTAGCCGCGATCGGAACCCTTATACTTGGAATCGGAGCGTTCGTACTTTCGTCGTCGCTCCCCACCGCAAAAATTGGTCTGGGTTCGGGCGGCTTCCCGCGGGTGATCGGTTTCTGCCTGATATTGCTGGGCGCCATCCAGATGGTGTTCACCTGCATGAAAGGATTCCGGAATGTCCAGGTACAGCTCGACTGGGCAACAATCCGGCCGATCGCGGCCACCGCCGCAATCGCGTTTCTTTATGTCGGGCTTCTGCGGCAGGCTGGTTTCCTGCTGCTCACGCCGCTGCTGCTGTTTTCCGTAATGATGCTGTTCGGTTACCGCAAATATCTTTCCGCCGCCATCATCAGTATCGTTACCAGCGTGGTGATCTATGTCCTTTTCTCAAAAGTCTTTATGATCTTCCTGCCGGAATGCCGGTGGTTTTAAGGGGGGCAATGCATGTTAAGCGCACTTTTATCAGGCTTCGCGACTGTTTTTCAGCCGGCCTGTTTCCTGTTTATGCTCTTCGGCGTGGTCGAAGGGATTGTCATCGGCGCGCTGCCGGGCCTTTCCGGTTCCATCGGAATCATCCTGCTGCTGCCGCTGGTCTATCGGATGCCCAGCGATATCGCCCTGGTCATGCTCTGCGGCGTATTCTGCGGCTCGATGTTTGGCGGGTCGGTCTCGGCCGTCCTGCTCAACACGCCTGGAACGCCTTCCGCAGCAGCCACTCTATTGGATGGGTACCCGCTCGCAAAGAAGGGGTATGGCGGCAAAGCCATCGGCACTGCCGCGATCGCGTCGTTCGTCGGCGGTATCATCAGCACACTCTGTCTTATCCTGATCGCCCCGCAGCTGAGCAAAATCGCACTGCAGTTCCATGCGGCCGATTATTTCTCGCTGACGGTCTTTGGCCTGACAATGGTCGCGGTATCGTCGGGCAAGAATATCTTTAAGGGGCTCATCAGCGCCGCGGCCGGGCTCTTTATCGCCACGGTCGGGACCGATCCGATTCTCGGGGCTTCCCGTTTCACCTTCGGCAATCACTACCTGATGAACGGCTTCCCGCTATTGCCGGTGCTGATCGGAATCTTCGCGGTGAGCGAAGTTCTCTCACAGGTCGGCAGCCACGGCAAGGATGGTTCCGACATCAAAGGCAAACAGGTCAAAAACCTGCTTCCCACTTTCCAGGAAATTAAATCCTTCTTTAAGATTTCGGTTCTGGGGGGCATCCTCGGAGTCCTGATCGGGATCATCCCGGGCACTGGCGGCGCAATCTCCGCGTTCCTTGCCTATGACGTGGCAAAAAAGGTCTCCAAACGGCCGGAGGAGTTTGGCAACGGCTCGCTTGAGGGAATCGCGGCCTGTGAATCTTCCAACAACGGCACCACTGGCGGCGCGCTGATCCCGATGCTCACCCTGGGCGTCCCCGGCGATGTGGTCACTTCGGTTATGCTCGGCGCGCTGGTTCTGATCGGCGTGAAGCCCGGTCCCCTGCTCTTTGTGGAGAACGCGAATATTGTTTACGCCATCTTCGCCGGCATGTTCGTCATCCAGTTCCTCATGCTCGCCGTGGGGCTTGGCTTTGCACGGGTCGCGCCGTATGTCCTCAAGGTTCCCATCAATATCCTCATGCCAATCATCCTGATCCTGTGCATCGTGGGCGCCTATTCCCAGTCGAATCAGGTCTATCACATCCTGGTCGCGCTGATCTTCGGCCTGGTCGGGCTGTTCATGAAAAAGTACGGCTATCCCGGCGCGCCGCTGATTCTGGGCATCGTCCTGGGGCCGATGGCGGAACAGAATCTGAACCGCGCCCTGCAGATCTCCAAAAATGACTGGACTATCCTTTTCTCCCGTCCGATCTCCCTGGCCTTCCTGCTGCTGGCCGCTGTATTCATCCTGATGCAGATCCGGTCAACCTACCGGCAGAGCAAGGCCAAGAGCCAGGTGGCGGTATGATCCGCACCGGAGGGAATGGGAACTGGTCCACCATTGAAAACCTGCTCTCCGGCATCGAAATCCCGCGGATGGTAAAAGTCCGACAGCATTTTGTACATCCCGCTCCGGTTGACGTTGCGCAGCAGATCTCCGGGCAGGTTCATGGAAAACATCTGCTTGACCCGGTCCGTCCCGGCCAAACCGTGGCAATCACCGTGGGCAGCCGCGGCATCGCCAATCAGCCGCTTGCGGTAAAAACTCTGGTGGGACTTGTGCGCGAAGCGGGCGGCGAGCCGTTTCTCATTCCGGCCATGGGCAGCCACGCAGGGGCCACGGCCGAAGGCCAGGCTGCCATGCTGCGCGGAATGGGTTATACGGAAGATGCCGTTGGCGCGCCGATCCGCGCCACCATGGACACCGTGGAGCTGGGGCGCACCGCTTCGGGCCTTCCTGTGCTGACCGACCGGCTGGCGTATGAGGCCGATCACCTGATTGTGCTTAACCGGATCAAGCCGCATGTTTGCTTCCGCGGCCCTTATGAATCGGGGCTGATGAAGATGATCACCATCGGCCTGGGCAAACAGAAAGGCGCGGATATTGCGCATAATCTGGGGTTTGGCCGCATGCCGGAGCATATCCCCGAGATTGCAAATGAGGCGATCCGGCACCTGAACATCCTGTGCGCTGTGGGGCTTGTGGAAAACGCGTTTCATGAAACCGCCGCCTGCGCCGTGCTGCGCAGGGAGGAGATCGCTTCGGAGGAACCCCGCCTGCTCGAGATGGCAAAGTCCTACGCGCCGCGCCTGCACTTCGACCAGCTGGATACGCTGATCATCGATGAGATCGGTAAAAATATCAGCGGTGCCGGATTTGACACGAACGTCGTCGGGCGTTACCATTCCGAATGGATCAGCGGCGGGCCCAAAATCAAGCGGCTTTTGATCCTCGATATCTCCAAGGAATCCAAGGGGAATGGGAACGGCCTCGGGATGGCCGATTTCACCACGCGGCGGGCTGCTGAAAAGTTCGATTTCACACAAACCTATCCAAATACCCTGACCGCCACCCTCACCGGCGGCGTCAAGATCCCCATGGTCCTGCCAAACGATCAGCAGGCGGTCCAGGCTTGCATCAAAACCAGCAATCTGGCCAATTTTGCGGACGCGGCCCTGGTGCGAATCCATAACACCCTCTGCCTGACCGAAATCGAGGTGTCCGAAAACCTTGCCGGAACGCTCAGGGGCGACGGCCGTTTTGAAATTCTCAGCGATCCCTACGCCTGGCAATTTGATGCCCAAGGCAATTTATTTTAAACTTTTCATACGGGGAGGATTTTACATATGACAATCATGGAAGAGATCCAAATCAAGCTGGACCGCATCCGCAAAGCCCTTGAACGACTCTCGCTCGACGCGGTTTATCTCAAGCGGCAGGATAATTTCGCTTGGATGACCGGCGGCGGCATCAACTATGTCGGGTTGGGCGAAATGGGCAACTGCGGCCTTTTGATCACCCGGGACAGCCAGTACGCAATCACCACCAATATCGAAGCGGCCCGGATGCGTGACGAGGAAAAGCTTGAAGATCTGGGTTATCCGATCCATTGCCAGACCTGGTATGAAAATGCGTTTGAAGGCGAAACGATCCGCCGGCTTGTCCCGTCCGGAAAGGTCGGTTTTGATCATGGCAATCCGGCCGGGCCGAACATCTCCAATGAGATCCGGCTCCTTCGTTTCTCGCTGACCGAATCTGAAGTGGAACGCTACCTTGTGGGCGGGTATCTGACCGCCCGCGCCATCGAGGAAACCATCGCGCAGGCCCGCCCGGGCGACAGTGAGCTTTCCATCATCGGCAAGCTTGCGCACCGCATTCGCGAAACCGGCCTCGACGTTGTGTCCGCCATGTGCGCGGCGGATGACCGGATTTCCAATTACCGGCACCCTGTCCCGACCGACCGAATTGTGCGTGAGCGGGTTCAGCTCGGCGGAAATATGCGGTACCGCGGGCTCATCATCTGCTGCACACGGCTGATGAACTTTGTCCCCGTCTCCAGCCAGCTGGCCAGCCAATACCGCGCCAATGTGGAAATCGACTGCACCCTTATGGCCAATTCCATCCCCGGCCAGAGTTTTGTTTCGGCTTTGGAAGCCGGGCAGAAAGCGTACGAAACGCACGGTTACGGCGAAGAATTCAAACTGCATCATCAGGGCGGGCCGATCGGCTACGCCGGACGCGATTACCGGGTGGATTTCTCCACGCCGGGCCTCATCCAGGAAAACCAGGCATTCTGCTGGAATCCTTCCATCACCGGCACCAAAAGCGAAGACACCGTGATTGCCACCTCCCATGGAATTATCCCGGTGTCCCGGCCAGTGATCTGCCCGGTCATGACAGTCACTGTCGAAGATCAGACCTTCACCCGTCCAGCGATCTGGGAAGGCTGAACGCCCTAAAGAAGCATAAAAAACGGCGGTCTCTGCGAGACCGCCGTTTTTTATGCTTCTTTAGGGCGGGAAGGTTTTCCACACAATCCAAGGCAAGCGGTGGAAAGTTTTCAAGGATCAACCGATACAGCACGTCAGCCTATTGCGCGGTTTCATTGCAGGCTCCGATCCGGCATTCCCTTTCCCAGCACCTTACTCAGGACCGAGCGCAGCACATTTACATCCAACGGTTTGGCCACATGCGCATCCATCCCCGCCTGCAGCGCCGCCTGTACATCCTCCGCAAAGGCATTGGCCGTCATTGCCACAATCGGAATGGTTTTTGCTTGCGCGCGTTCCATCCGCCTGATCGCGCGCGCCGCCTCATATCCATTCATCTCCGGCATCTGGATATCCATCAGGATCGCGTCATAGGTTCCTTCCGGCGCATCCCTGAATTCCCGCACAGCCTGCGCCCCGTCCGCTTTTACAACCGAATCCGCACCAAACAGCCGGAGAAGCTCACAGAGGATTTCCGCGTTGATCGCATTGTCCTCCGCCACCAAAAAACGGCATCCGCATAACAACCGGTCCGCCTTTATCTGGAAAAGTCTGCTGCCAGCGGCATCCGGACAAGGGTCCGCTCCAGCCGGCGCAGGTTCGCATTCCAGCTCAACGTAAAAGGCCGAACCTTTATTGACCGTACTTTCCACAGAAATGCTGCCCTCCATCAGGTCGACCAGCCCCTTTGCGATGCTCAACCCAAGTCCGGTTCCTTCGATACGGGCCACCAGGGTGCTACGGATAAACGGATCAAAAATATGTGCAAGGAATTCCTCCGGAATTCCGATTCCTGTGTCTTTCACAGTGAACCGGTAACGAACCCATCCCGTATGGCGGGCTGGGGAAACTTCCTCGATCAAAAAGTCCACCCGCCCGCCTTCCGGAGTGAATTTGACCGCGTTGCTCAGGATATTCAGCAGAATCTGATTGATACGCAGCCCATCCCCATAAAAGCTGCGGTGGGAAACGTCCGCGATCCGGACATCCAACAGAACCCCCGCCGCCCTGGCCTGCGGCGCCATGATGGAAGAAAGCTGTCCCACCAAGTCGGCAAGCGTGACATACATCCGGTTGAGGGCAATTTTGGACTGTTCGATTTTGCTCATATCCAGGACATCGTTGATAAGGCTCAGCAGATGCTGGGAAGACGCGGAAATCTTTTGCAGGCAGTCCTTCACACGTTCGGGATCGTCAATATAAGCGGCTGCCAGCGTGGTCATCCCCATGATAGCGTTCATTGGCGTGCGGATATCGTGGCTCATCGCCGAAAGAAAATCGCTTTTGGCGCGGTTGGCATTGCGCGCCTGCGTAAGCGCGTCCTCCAGATTCCTTTTGGTTTCCCGTTCCGCGGCCAGCATATCTGTTACATCCGCCCGCACCATGCAGATCGTCCGATGGTTCTGATCCCCCCACAGCACGTTGATCTGCTTATACCGCAGCCCGTCGTCCGCATGGTAGGGGAACACAAAGTCGTAGCCTTCCGGCTTTTCATGCAGACGGCGGAGCATGGTCTCCAGGCAGAACTGCTCGCCGGCCTCGCCGTCTTTTTCCACGCCGTAACGGCCCGCGAAATACGCCACCGCATGATCATACTGCTCAACGATATAAGGCGCCAGGTTTTCCAGAACTGTCTGGCGGGTATGCATGGTCAGGCGGCCGCTGCCAACATTGATGAACCCCGCGAGTTCAAAGGTATACGCGATCATATGCAGAAGGCCCTGCTGTTCCCGGATGGAATCCGTGATGTCCGTCCGGGACAGACAAATCCTGCCCAACCGCAGATCCACGGCGGAAACAGTCATATTTTTTGTACGGATATCCCCGTTGTCATCCACAACTGAAAAAGCAAACGTATATGCCCCTTCCCGCTTCAGCCGCTCCGGCATACGCACAGGGTCCAGCCCCCGCAGGTACTGTTCCCGGTCTTTTGGCACAACTTTGCAGTTGCCCATCTTCTGTATCCATTCGGAATGGCGGCCCTGGCGCGGCGGAACGTTGCCGGTGTCCTCTATGCACGAAAGGATGGTGTAGCGATCCCGCAGGAGATCCACATCCACAATGAAATCATGGCCCGTGACCGAAAGCTGGCGCAGTATCCGCTCAGAAATCGCCTGTTCGGTGACGTCGGTGACCGTCAGGATTCCCGTGACGTCTCCGGTGTCCGGAGTCTCCACCAAATTCACCTTGAACTGGACATAACGGCCGGTTTCTTCCTTTGGAAGCCTGACAAAGCAAACCATGATACGCTCGGTATCTCCCCGCGAAAAAGCAGCCAGCGTCGGGGCATTGAGATAGGTGTTCAAAAAGGAACTCCGATCTTCCTGCCCGACAATCATGTCGGACAGTCTGGTAAAGAAATTCTCCCGGTTCGTGCCAAAGACTTTCATCAGGTTGGAATCGGTATGGTCGATGATCTCCAGGATCCGGTTCTGGGTGACGTTGCAGTGGCCAAGGATCAGGGCGTTCGGTCCCGGCGTGCGGTAATGCTGGAGGAGCATCTCCTTATACTGCTGGCGGATCTTTTCCTGCTCTCTGACCGCGGCCGTCATGTCTGTGTATACGGCATAGATCCTGTGGACGCCATCCTCCGTCTGCAAGAGCGACAGGGTGCATTTAACCCAGACATAGCCTCTGCCGTCGCCCCGTTTGATCCGGCCGGCCAGCTCACAGTGCCCCTCGCCTTTTTTTGCATAGGCCTGCAGTTTTTCCCGCAGCGCCGGGACATCCCCGGGATGAAAACCTGTGAAGATATCCCGGCCATATAACCCGGACACCTGTGCCGCCGTCATATGCGTCATTGCGGCAAAGCCGTCGGAAATGAACTCCTGCGTCATATTGCCGTCCGGATCACAGCGGATGACCGAAATCCCTCCGGGCAGATTGGAAACCACCGTCCGGAAATACATCTCCAGGCGCTCTTTGTCCTTCCGGGTCCTGACTTCCTCGGTGACATCGCGGACATATTTGATGTAGGCCGGGATTCCATTCCAATCGGCTTCCCGGAAACGTGTTTTGTAAAACCGGTCGGTCCCGTCAACCGGCATCTCGTGTTCCTGCGCATCCGCCGCATGGCTGTTCAGCGTGCAGAATTCGCACGGCGCATCCTTCCCATGCATTGCCGCATAGCACTTTTTTCCGATACAATCCGATTCCTTGAGAAAAAGGGCCTTGGATTCATTGACATAGAGCAGTTCGTAATTTTCTTTGGCGATCACATAAATTCCATCCGCCGTTTCATTTGCAATATTCTGAAAGAGATGCGTCTGCGCAGACATTCCCGTAAAAACCGCGTAAAACCGTGTGGACTCCGAAAGCGGTCCCAGCCGGCGGCCATTGAGATGGATCCAGATGAGGGATCCATCCTTATGGTGCATCCGATAGGAAACATCCAGAACTTCACCGCTCAGAACCGCCGCCCGCGCCGCTGCGAGCACCCGTTCCCGATCCGGTTCATAAATGATATCGAGCGCGTTGTCCCGCACCAGCTCCTCATATTCTTCTCTGGTATGGCCGGAGAGCACCATGACGCCGTCCGAATAAAAGGTGGGGATAAACCGATTCCCTTCCACCCGGTAACTGGCAATGCCGCCCGGGATCGAATTGACCAGATGCTCCATCTCAAGCTGCGCTTCCTTGAGATCTGAAATATTGTGGAACACGCAGTGCAAAAGCGCGCATCCATCCTCTTCCCCGATCCATTTTACCTGGGCGCGCACCCACACGATATGCCCGTTCCGATGCCGCTTGCGGAATTCCAGTTCATCAACCCCGCGGGTCCGGATGACCTCCCTGGCCCGGGATACCACCATGCCGGTATCCTCCCAATAGGTCATCTCAGCCGCGTCGCATTTGACCATCTCGCGGTATTCCGCAACGGTGTATCCGGACAGCTGCGGGACGCCGTCCGAAAAATACACCGTTTCAAAAATATCGGAAACCTTATAGATCGCCACACCGCCCGGAATGGCGTTTATGATATCCCCCATCTTTCCATTTGTGTCGGTCAGATCCCGCTCCAGCCGCACCTGTTCGCTCACATCACTGTAAACAGCATAAAAAAACAGGCCGTCCCCCTGTTGCTTGGCAGAAACCTCGACATGGAGCCAGCGGTATTCCCCCATCCTGTCGTTGAATACCCGGAAGGTGTGGGACATCCCCGCACTGTTTTTCATAAGTCCGCAGATTTTTTCCCGCAGGGTCGGCAGATCCTCCTCGTATATATTGGAGAAGGACAACTCCTGCCCATCCTGGAAGATATGCTCGTCCGAAAAACCCAAAACCGTACAAAAAGCTGAATTATGGAACACCGGGCGGATTTGTCCGCCCTCCAGACGGTAGACGCACAGCCCGCTGGGAATGCTGCTGAGGAGCGTTTCCAGCTCATGCGCAAGCCTCATTCTACTCCACCGTCCTTTTCAAATCGTCCCGAAAGATCTTCGCCCTTTGAAATTCCTCCTGTACCACTTGATATAAAACCGGATAGTCCGCGCACTGCTGTCCGGTCCGCAGCGGTTCCACCATGGCGCAGACCGCATCATACAGCGGGGTGAGCCCCATATTCCCGGCCACCCCCTTCAGGGTATGCGCCGCCTCGAACGCGCCGCGCAGATCGCCGGACGCGACTGCGTCGCCCAGCTTCTGCAGGTTTTTATCCTGGAACAGCATATCCAGAAGCCGCAGATACATCGTCTCGCTTCCCATAAACCGCGCCATTGTGGCCCCATAATCCGCACCATAGGCTTCAAACGCTTCTCTGAATCCCCGCATTCCTCAGGACTCCTTCCCGAAAATAAAATCAGACAGAGTCTGATACAGGCGCCCCGGTTCGATGGGTTTGGCGAGGTGGGCGTTCATCCCCGCAGCCTTACTCTTTTCAATGTCATCATCAAAGGCATTCGCGGTCATTGCAATGATCGGGATGGAATCGGCGTCGGCGTTGCTGAGGTGCCGGATGTTGGTGGCAGCTGTCAGCCCATCCATCAGGGGCATACGGATATCCATAAGGATTGCGTCGTAATACCCCCGCGTCGATTTGCTG belongs to Anaerotruncus rubiinfantis and includes:
- a CDS encoding L-threonylcarbamoyladenylate synthase; its protein translation is MKTKMWKPDGVDSKILSEAAKVITGGGLLAFPTETVYGLGANGLDETAVCRIFEAKGRPQDNPLILHVPDAAWLTRYCEEVPSSAYLLARRFWPGPLTMILRRKACIPNRTTGGLDTVGMRCPAHPLTLALLRLADLPVAGPSANRSGRPSCTTAAHVLEDMGGRIEGILDGGPCEVGVESTILDLTCNPPRLLRPGGLPLEALREVLGEVVLDRAVTAQLKDGERPRAPGMKYRHYAPKAPVTVLTGSGANTADYIAAHMSGDSGIVCFDEYAYRFAGHIVHCLGSETDKREQARRVFDALRAFDHTCVREIWAQCPDAQGLGLAVANRLKKAAGFRVIAL
- a CDS encoding AraC family transcriptional regulator, translated to MKEKTQRQTLHGVPNMDRDYQIFHYLDGWDYYAPLHSHNFYELYFLISGSLSYQIGNTIFAVKPGDILLFGINQPHRPLFSGQQVTYERIVLRISEKMLCQLSDEEDDLAACFKWQRFGVYRFSLETQNNIRLLLSRLIAEQDRGQDNFGSGVLYKAYLTELMVLFRRNCEENAPQYMSDPVKKRQMIEIVNHYIEENLERHISVAELAEHVYLSKYYFMRFFKEMTGTSVYQYIIQKRLVGASNLIMEGVPVASVYLYCGFGDYTSFLRAFKKQFGYSPKQYAEYLAAQESN
- a CDS encoding Gfo/Idh/MocA family protein; this encodes MEKIGYAVLGCGFIGKLHAGVISRLPNAYLAAVCDVNKTAAAEMGAQYGCKVYNDYRELLRDAAVDAVTVCLPSGMHRDAVIACAREKKHVLCEKPIDISVEHAQEMVAACRQNGVTFGVILQHRFDRPVLALQEAVRQGLMGRLLWGASRTIWYRDAQYFQNPYRGTWQYDGGGALINQSIHYIDLLLNFFGRVKSVSGKCRTLLHHEIEAEDVGVANLEFSNGCLATVEGSTVCYPGLYAELCLFGEKGSAIVRNDHLLFYQLESGKNAALDAVVDVARANAQHLDARISDESHYRQYEDFTQALLEGRQPAVTGADALHGLSVIKAIYTSSDQKREIYL
- a CDS encoding tripartite tricarboxylate transporter permease; this translates as MLSALLSGFATVFQPACFLFMLFGVVEGIVIGALPGLSGSIGIILLLPLVYRMPSDIALVMLCGVFCGSMFGGSVSAVLLNTPGTPSAAATLLDGYPLAKKGYGGKAIGTAAIASFVGGIISTLCLILIAPQLSKIALQFHAADYFSLTVFGLTMVAVSSGKNIFKGLISAAAGLFIATVGTDPILGASRFTFGNHYLMNGFPLLPVLIGIFAVSEVLSQVGSHGKDGSDIKGKQVKNLLPTFQEIKSFFKISVLGGILGVLIGIIPGTGGAISAFLAYDVAKKVSKRPEEFGNGSLEGIAACESSNNGTTGGALIPMLTLGVPGDVVTSVMLGALVLIGVKPGPLLFVENANIVYAIFAGMFVIQFLMLAVGLGFARVAPYVLKVPINILMPIILILCIVGAYSQSNQVYHILVALIFGLVGLFMKKYGYPGAPLILGIVLGPMAEQNLNRALQISKNDWTILFSRPISLAFLLLAAVFILMQIRSTYRQSKAKSQVAV
- a CDS encoding tripartite tricarboxylate transporter substrate binding protein, with the protein product MKRTLSLVLAIALICLSGCGQSAAPQSSAAPAQSAAPAASSEPAAPSSEAPAEDPAADFPAKPVEATVQWAAGGGGDLVFRALADVFADHANGQPMVIKNVEGASGVTGSTEFMDAEADGYKVMHVNTAHVSKIHMSEVPYDITSFEPVIQIVESYNYLLVNADAKWNTLDEFIADAKAAPGTISIGNAGVGGGNHLAALLFEQAVDAEFSHISYSGGGPTVTGLLSGEVDAAMCNAPEGMTNVDAGQLKILGNFGSKRFEKYPDVPTAQESGLDLTIEQWRGVVVPKGTPPELIAKLHDIIKECVEDERYVEKMKSMDAVPAYKNTADFKAFMESENKRFEELIKSKGLGDRYKAS
- a CDS encoding tripartite tricarboxylate transporter TctB family protein, which produces MKDTRISDLLAAIGTLILGIGAFVLSSSLPTAKIGLGSGGFPRVIGFCLILLGAIQMVFTCMKGFRNVQVQLDWATIRPIAATAAIAFLYVGLLRQAGFLLLTPLLLFSVMMLFGYRKYLSAAIISIVTSVVIYVLFSKVFMIFLPECRWF